Proteins co-encoded in one Capsicum annuum cultivar UCD-10X-F1 chromosome 9, UCD10Xv1.1, whole genome shotgun sequence genomic window:
- the LOC107855662 gene encoding probable sugar phosphate/phosphate translocator At1g06470 isoform X1 yields MVESEHLSKENIEESSKSDNLWSKDNSASSCHRDPSFSGWFDENGTLHSSQLVNRHNLNADDFDFKLPKGKEISVSIGTETNQHSSSSNSNFKHRMRGSGGGDFGSGEDRYHPFDVENGLSSHRGSIDDDDEGGYSDDDDDDRSAFSDYHDSPHTDSKNGGTSEVDVLKTFFFILVWYSVSLFLTLYNKSLLGDSLGKFPAPLLMNTVHFAMQAVLSKAITGFWSQRFQPAGMMSWRDYSLKVVPTALTTAMDVNLSNASLVFISVTFATMCKSASPIFLLFFAFAFRLESPSVKLLGIILVISAGILLTVAKETEFEFWGFVFVMLAAVMSGFRWTMTQILLQKEAYGLKNPLTLMSYVTPVMTLSTAVLSLIFDPWHEFRHTNYFDSSWHIARSCLLMLFGGTLAFFMVLTEYILVSITSAVTVTIAGVVKEAVTILVAVFYFHDDFTWMKGLGLMTIIFGVSLFNWYKNDKLQKGSTNEDEIGSPLGNTTAKYVILEEMEDQDPGP; encoded by the exons ATGGTAGAAAGTGAGCATTTGAGTAAAGAGAATATTGAGGAAAGTAGTAAAAGTGACAACTTATGGAGCAAAGATAATTCTGCTTCAAGTTGTCATAGGGACCCTTCATTTTCAGGTTGGTTTGATGAAAATGGTACTCTTCATTCATCACAACTAGTCAATAGACATAATCTTAATGCagatgattttgatttcaagttgCCAAAAGGGAAAGAAATAAGTGTATCTATTGGGACAGAGACAAATCAacatagtagtagtagtaatagtaactTTAAGCACAGGATGAGAGGTAGTGGTGGGGGTGATTTTGGTAGTGGAGAAGATAGGTATCATCCATTTGACGTGGAGAATGGTTTATCGAGTCATCGAGGATctatcgatgatgatgatgagggtggttatagtgatgatgatgatgatgatcgcTCGGCTTTCTCGGACTACCATGACTCACCACATACAGATTCAAAGAATGGTGGTACTTCTGAAGTTGATGTATTGAAGACATTTTTCTTCATACTTGTATGGTACAGTGTCAGCTTGTTCTTGACATT GTACAATAAAAGTCTTCTCGGGGATAGTTTAGGAAAGTTTCCCGCCCCTTTACTGATGAACACTGTGCACTTTGCGATGCAAGCTGTATTGTCCAAGGCCATTACAGGGTTCTGGTCTCAAAGATTTCAACCTGCAGGGATGATGTCTTGGAGAGATTATTCTTTGAAAG TTGTACCGACAGCTCTCACAACGGCAATGGATGTGAACCTCAGCAATGCATCCCTTGTTTTCATCTCGGTCACATTTGCCACTATG TGTAAATCTGCATCTCCCATATTTCTCCTGTTCTTCGCATTTGCTTTCAG GTTGGAGTCTCCAAGTGTAAAGCTGCTGGGGATCATCTTGGTCATTTCTGCTGGGATACTATTAACAG TTGCAAAGGAGACAGAATTTGAGTTTTGGGGATTTGTCTTTGTTATGCTTGCTGCAGTTATGTCTGGGTTTCGCTGGACTATGACTCAGATTCTTCTGCAG AAAGAAGCCTATG GTTTAAAAAATCCACTCACCCTAATGAGCTATGTTACTCCAGTAATGACTCTTTCAACTGCTGtgctttcccttatttttgaTCCGTGGCACGAATTCAGACATACCAATTACTTTGATAGCTCATGGCATATAGCTAGAAGTTGTTTGCTGATGCTTTTCGGTGGAACTTTGGCTTTCTTTATG GTGTTGACGGAATATATTCTTGTGTCTATCACAAGTGCTGTAACAGTGACAATAGCGGGAGTTGTAAAGGAGGCAGTCACTATCTTG GTTGCTGTGTTTTATTTTCACGATGACTTTACCTGGATGAAAGGGCTCGGTCTCATGACGATAATTTTTGGTGTCAGTTTGTTTAACTGGTACAA GAACGACAAATTACAGAAAGGTAGCACAAATGAAGATGAAATTGGATCACCGTTAGGAAATACAACTGCTAAGTATGTTATTCTTGAAGAAATGGAAGATCAAGATCCTGGTCCTTGA
- the LOC107855662 gene encoding probable sugar phosphate/phosphate translocator At1g06470 isoform X2, producing the protein MVESEHLSKENIEESSKSDNLWSKDNSASSCHRDPSFSGWFDENGTLHSSQLVNRHNLNADDFDFKLPKGKEISVSIGTETNQHSSSSNSNFKHRMRGSGGGDFGSGEDRYHPFDVENGLSSHRGSIDDDDEGGYSDDDDDDRSAFSDYHDSPHTDSKNGGTSEVDVLKTFFFILVWYSVSLFLTLYNKSLLGDSLGKFPAPLLMNTVHFAMQAVLSKAITGFWSQRFQPAGMMSWRDYSLKVVPTALTTAMDVNLSNASLVFISVTFATMCKSASPIFLLFFAFAFRLESPSVKLLGIILVISAGILLTVAKETEFEFWGFVFVMLAAVMSGFRWTMTQILLQKPMVLTEYILVSITSAVTVTIAGVVKEAVTILVAVFYFHDDFTWMKGLGLMTIIFGVSLFNWYKNDKLQKGSTNEDEIGSPLGNTTAKYVILEEMEDQDPGP; encoded by the exons ATGGTAGAAAGTGAGCATTTGAGTAAAGAGAATATTGAGGAAAGTAGTAAAAGTGACAACTTATGGAGCAAAGATAATTCTGCTTCAAGTTGTCATAGGGACCCTTCATTTTCAGGTTGGTTTGATGAAAATGGTACTCTTCATTCATCACAACTAGTCAATAGACATAATCTTAATGCagatgattttgatttcaagttgCCAAAAGGGAAAGAAATAAGTGTATCTATTGGGACAGAGACAAATCAacatagtagtagtagtaatagtaactTTAAGCACAGGATGAGAGGTAGTGGTGGGGGTGATTTTGGTAGTGGAGAAGATAGGTATCATCCATTTGACGTGGAGAATGGTTTATCGAGTCATCGAGGATctatcgatgatgatgatgagggtggttatagtgatgatgatgatgatgatcgcTCGGCTTTCTCGGACTACCATGACTCACCACATACAGATTCAAAGAATGGTGGTACTTCTGAAGTTGATGTATTGAAGACATTTTTCTTCATACTTGTATGGTACAGTGTCAGCTTGTTCTTGACATT GTACAATAAAAGTCTTCTCGGGGATAGTTTAGGAAAGTTTCCCGCCCCTTTACTGATGAACACTGTGCACTTTGCGATGCAAGCTGTATTGTCCAAGGCCATTACAGGGTTCTGGTCTCAAAGATTTCAACCTGCAGGGATGATGTCTTGGAGAGATTATTCTTTGAAAG TTGTACCGACAGCTCTCACAACGGCAATGGATGTGAACCTCAGCAATGCATCCCTTGTTTTCATCTCGGTCACATTTGCCACTATG TGTAAATCTGCATCTCCCATATTTCTCCTGTTCTTCGCATTTGCTTTCAG GTTGGAGTCTCCAAGTGTAAAGCTGCTGGGGATCATCTTGGTCATTTCTGCTGGGATACTATTAACAG TTGCAAAGGAGACAGAATTTGAGTTTTGGGGATTTGTCTTTGTTATGCTTGCTGCAGTTATGTCTGGGTTTCGCTGGACTATGACTCAGATTCTTCTGCAG AAGCCTATG GTGTTGACGGAATATATTCTTGTGTCTATCACAAGTGCTGTAACAGTGACAATAGCGGGAGTTGTAAAGGAGGCAGTCACTATCTTG GTTGCTGTGTTTTATTTTCACGATGACTTTACCTGGATGAAAGGGCTCGGTCTCATGACGATAATTTTTGGTGTCAGTTTGTTTAACTGGTACAA GAACGACAAATTACAGAAAGGTAGCACAAATGAAGATGAAATTGGATCACCGTTAGGAAATACAACTGCTAAGTATGTTATTCTTGAAGAAATGGAAGATCAAGATCCTGGTCCTTGA